DNA sequence from the Bacillus pumilus genome:
CTTGCAGCTTAGACTGAAGCGCATGGTCATCAATCGAAAAAGAGGCTTTGATGTCATCAAAAGAGGTGGAAATGGTATGAGGGATGTTCGCCCCTTCAAAGTTCCCCTCTTCTGTGATGTGATAGATAGCGCAGAATAATGCGCCGAGGTCCTCGCCTAAATGAGTCATGATCTCATCTTTTGACCAAACGTAATATTGTCCTTCTTTCCCTTCAGAATCTGCATCTATCGCTGAATAAAAGGAGCCGCCCGGATTCATCATATCTCGCTTGATAAAGTGGATCAGGCGGTGGACAAGCTTTTCGTATTCAGGTTGTTGAGTGAGCTGATACGCTTCTGTGTAAGCTTCCATCAGCAAGGCGTTATCATACAGCATTTTTTCAAAATGAGGCACAAGCCATTTTTCGTCTGTTGAATAACGAGAAAAACCTGAACCGACATGGTCGTATATACCGCCATTTGCCATTCCATCTAACGTTTTCATGACTGCATATAGCGCATTTTCCTGCCCAGTCCATTCGTAATAGCGCATCAAGAATGAAAGCATATGAGGTGCAGGAAATTTTGGCGCGGAGCCGAATCCGCCGTGCAGCGTATCAAAGCTGCTCATGAGCTGATAATAGGCTTTGTGGATCGCCTCTTGAGTGAGCGTACTTTCTGTCTGCCCTGCTGCTTTGATTCGTAGATTATTTGTCGCCTTCTCTGCCAATGATTCGATATGATCGCGGTCGTTGTGATATGCGTCCCGCAACTGTGTCAGTGCCTCGATGAAGCCAGGACGCCCGTAAGCACTTCTCTTTGGAAAATACGTCCCCGCATAAAAAGGCTTTTGATCAGGCGTGACAAACACATTGAGCGGCCAGCCGCCTTGCCCCGTCATCATCTGACAAACAGACATATACATCGAGTCGATATCTGGACGCTCCTCACGATCGACTTTGATTGAAATGAAATGCTCATTTAAGATGTCAGCGACTTGTTGATCTTCAAAGCTTTCGTGTGCCATGACATGGCACCAGTGACAAGTGGCATAACCGATGCTGACAAGCACTGGCTTATTTTCACGCTTGGCTTTGTCAAAGGCTTCTTGCCCCCACGGGTACCAGTGAACTGGGTTGTGGGCGTGCTGAAGGAGGTATGGCGATTTTTCAGTGATGAGTGGGTTGGGTGTTTGGTTGTTTGGCATGGGTCACCTGCTTTTTCATCATTAGTTTAATTTCATCTTAAATTTCTTAAGGGGTAGAGACTAAGTCAGAATTTGAGTGTATCATTTTGTTAAAATATAGGTTGCTATTTTAGAATGTGGGGAGTTCTGATGTCTAAAAAAACAATGAGCCATTTATCATTACTATGCTTTGTAATAGGTGTTCTACTTTGGGTCCCTAATTGGATATTTGGATATGGAAGCGGAATATGGTTAATGAATTATGTCTTAGGTCCAGTTGGTATTATATTAAGTATTTATGGTAGAAATTATCTTTATACGTTTTTAAACTTGCTCACGACATTTAGTTTCTTTATATTCATGTTTCTTGGGTATCTCTAATTGAGACGCGACATCTATTCGCTTATCTAATACAAAATAATGAGAACGGAGAGATGAAATGGATTATGTTTATCAGAAAAAGGAAAAGAAAAACGGTAATTGTGTTATTTCCGTTAGAGATAGATGGGAGAATTCAATTATTGAATTTGAAAAAAGCAACATCATATTGATATAGTGGTTAATTACCGTAATGATAAAACAACGAAGAATTCAATACCAATAGAGATTTTTGAAAAAGTTTACGATGATCTGCAAAGAGGTAATTGAGGGGATTTTGGTTCCTTCAACTACCTGTTACATTTATATTCGCTTTTCTATTAATAACTTCAATTGATCTTTGCTTAACCAAGGTTACGTTTCTACAATCTCTAATAACACAGCATTTTGATGTAACTTGTCAATTCTCCTCTATTTCTTCACTAACACATATTGTAGGTGTTCTAATTCAAACATAGCGATCAGTTCATCAATGTCTTTAAAAACGATATGTTTCCCAAACCGTTTTTTGCATAGGTCAATTTCTACATCCAATTGATCATCCTTTTCTTTCGTTTCGAGTTCATCTAGACAAGAATAGATTTCGATGGTTTCTCCTGTTGACAGCACTTTTTCAATGAATTGAAAAAGTGCACGAAGAGAATGAATGATTTCTAATTCATAAACAAAAGGATGCGTGAATTTGTTTCTTACCGCTTCATAGACAGGATCTAGATAATCAATGTGAATGCCTTCGAAATCCTCTTCTGTTTCAAATACTTCTATCAAAGGATCTTCTTTTTGATAGGTTTTGTGCTTTTTTTGTATTTTATCAAACAATTTGATATTGAGTTCAGAGAGTGGTTTATAGGTAGGATTTTGACCAATGGTCCCAAGCGGCAGTTCTTTGTTTGATCCAATATAATGCTGTAAAGTCATGGGTTGCCCTCTTTTCTTCAATGATTTCTTGTTCGTTGATTATTTACTTTTTATCAATAAATGGTGGAATGTGCAATTCTTTTCACATTCGTTTTCTACAAAAGAAAAGGGCAAGTCGTTTGACTAAATACCTCTTAGGGTATACTATCTGTCATAGAAAGAATAGAAAGGAGTGCTTATTCATGGAATATAATCAGCAGATGAAGAATCGTCTTCGCCGGATTGAAGGGCAGATTAAAGGGGTTCTTGCGATGATGGAGCAAGGCAAGGATTGCCGCGAGGTGGTCACGCAGCTGTCTGCATCACGTAATGCCATTGATCGGGCAATGGGTGTGATTGTGAGTACAAATCTTGAGCAATGTGTTCGTGAAAGTCTTGAACAAGGCAAGGATACGGAGGGTCTTGTGAAAGAGGCAGTTGAGCTATTGGTGAAAAGCCGGTAAGAAATTCCTCAGCCTTTGGAGGTTGACGGATTTTTTTACTTGATGTAATATACCCTTACCGGTATATGTATATATTTTTTATTTTCTATATACCCCCATAGGTAATTGTTGAAGGAGGAGCAGAATGGAAGAACAGAAAAAACGCACGACGATTGTGTTATTTAGTGGAGATTATGATAAAGCGATGGCAGCTTACATTATTGCCAATGGTGCAGCAGCCTATGATCATGAGGTGACCATTTTCCATACGTTTTGGGGGCTGAACGCCTTACGTAAGGATGAGATGGTACCGATGAAAAAAGGATTTTTAGAAAAAATGTTCGGCAAAATGATGCCGCGCGGGGCTGATCGTATGGGGCTGTCCAAGATGAACTTTGCAGGAATGGGGCCGAAAATGATCAAGCATGTGATCAAAAAGCACAACGCCATGACCTTGCCGCAGCTCATTGAGATGGCAAAGGAGCAGGATATTAACCTCGTGGCATGTACAATGACGATGGATCTTTTAGGATTACAGGAGAAAGAACTATTAGATGACATTCAATATGCCGGTGTAGCGGCATATTTAGCAGAGGCTGAAATCGGACGTGTGAATTTATTTATCTAGTGAGGTGAAGCAGGATGGTGCAGACGATTTTACTCATCATCGTAATTGGATTACTCGTGAGCCGCTTTCTGCCGGTTCGAGGTGTGAAGCAAATGGATGCAGCTCATATGAAAAAGAAGCTGAAAAGCAAAGGTCAACAGCTCATTGATGTGCGCTCTCCCAGTGAATTTCAAACAAATCATATCAAAGGCTTTCAAAACATCCCGTTGTCTCATTTGAAGAAACGAGCTTCTCAGCTTGAGAAAAATGAAGAGGTCTATGTGATATGTCAAAGCGGGATGAGAAGTATGCAGGCGGCGAAAATATTGAAGAAGCAAGGATTTACTCAGATTACAAACATCAAGGGTGGCATGAATACTTGGCATTAAATGCGCAATAAAATATACCCCCATCCCTATATGAAGGAGGATAAGACATGCAGCAACCAACTGTCATTTTAGATGCAAAAGGATTGGCATGCCCGATGCCGATTGTGAAAACAAAAAAACAAATGAATGAGCTTTTACCAGGAGACGTACTGGAAGTGCAAGCTACCGATAAAGGATCAGCAGCGGATCTAGCGGCATGGTCAAAAAGTGCCGGTCACGAATTTTTAGGAACAACAGTAGAAGGTCAGGTGCTTCATCATTTGATTCGTAAGGGCGGAGAACAAGAGAAAGAAGGGAAGTCCATGATTTCGGAAATGTCTTTGGAGACTTTTCAACAGAAAGTAAAAGAAGATCCATCTTTGTTTATTTTAGATGTGCGAGAGCTTGATGAATACGAGGCGGGGCATATTCCAGGAGCTGTTCATATTCCTCTTGGTGAGGTTGAACAACGTGCAGAGGAATTGAGCCGAGAGACGGACATTTACCTGATCTGTCATTCAGGCAGAAGAAGTGAATTAGCTGCGCAAAAGTTAAAAGAAAAAGGATTTCATCAATTGATGAATATCGTGCCAGGCATGAATAGCTGGACAGGAGCGATTGAAAAAAGGAGCTGAATGAAACATGACGGTAACAGCGATGAACGCAGAGCAGTTAACAAAAAAGATCGTGAGCAAGGAACCGCTCTTTTTGCTAGATGTGCGAAATCAAACGGATGTTCAGGATTGGAAGATCGAAGGGGAAGCAATCGTTCATATGAATGTGCCTTATTTTGATCTCCTTGAAGGAGTAGAGGGCATTTTGCATGACATTCCTCATGATCGTGAAGTGTTGGTGGTTTGTGCCAAGGAAGGCTCCTCTATCATGGTCGCGGAGATGCTGTCAGAGGCGGGTAGAACGGTCCATTATTTAGAAGGCGGCATGAAGGCGTGGAGTGAGCATCTAGAGCCAGTGAAGATCGGTGATTTAAGCGGCGGTGGAGGGCTGTATCAATTTGTGCGAATGGGCAAGGGATGTCTGTCTTATATGATCATGTCGAATGGAGAAGCCGCAATTGTAGATGCAGCTAGAATGACGGATGTTTATATTCGTTTTGCTAAAAAGCATCATGTCTCTATAACGCAAGTGTTGGATACTCATCTTCATGCAGATCATATTTCTGGCGGGAAAAAACTGGCTGAACAGACTGGTGCCAACTACTGGCTGCCGCCAAAAGATGCAGAAGAAGTGATCTTTGAGTATCACCGACTTGAAGAAGGGCAGCGCATCACGATAGGAGCGGCTACCATTGACATTCATCCCCTTTACTCACCGGGGCATACGATTGGGTCAACATCCTTTATCGTGGATCATCAATATCTTCTTTCAGGTGATATTTTGTTCGTTGATTCGATTGGAAGACCTGACCTCGCTGGAATGGCGGAGGACTGGGTAGGTGATTTGAGAGAAACACTCTATGACCGATATAGAGCACTTTCGAAAGAATTCATTGTTTTGCCAGCGCATTTCATGATCATGGATGAAGTCAATGAAGACGGAAGCGTTTGGAAGGAGCTAGGCGTTCTATTTGAAGAAAATCATGGACTGAATATTGAAGATGATGACGTATTTAGACAAATGGTCACGAAGAATCTGCCTGCACTGCCAAACGCCTATCAAGACATTCGTCAAACCAATATGGGGAAGCTGAGTCCAGATGATGAAGCGCAGCGTGAAATGGAAATTGGTCCAAACCGTTGTGCGATTCGGTAATGTCCAATAAAATAAGAAGAGAGGAACAATCAAATGACATCAGATCAAATATTAGACGTCACAGGGCTTGCATGCCCAATGCCGATTATTCGGACGAAGAAAAAAATGAATGACTTGACGGAGGGTCAAGTGTTAGAAATACATGCAACAGATAAAGGGGCTAAAGCTGACTTAGCAGCATGGGCGAAGTCAAGCGGACATGAATTGATCACGCAGACGGATGAAGGAGATGTGCTGAAGTTCTGGGTGAGAAAAGGGTCCTAAAGGATGTAGGGGTATCTGCTGAAGATCCCCTTTTCCTTTTGCAAAGGAGGAGACCAGCGTGGATTTTGCGTTTTTGATTACACTTTTTATCATCGGATGTATTGGTTCCTTCTTATCAGGAATGGTGGGGATCGGGGGATCTGTGATCAACTATCCTATGCTGCTTTATATCCCGCCACTGGTCGGTGTGATGGCACTATCGGCACACGAGGTATCAGGGATTGGCGCCATTCAAGTGCTTTTTTCGACGCTAGGTGGGGTATTGGCCTATCGTAAAAGCGGATTTTTACATCGGACTTTGATTATATATATGGGGATCAGTATATTGGCGGGCAGCTTATTAGGCAGTTATGTCTCTCACTTTATGCCAGAGAATGGGATGAATCTCGTCTATGGCTTGCTTGCGATTGTGGCTGTGATTCTTATGCTAATTCCAAAAAAGGGACAGCGTGCAGATGCAGAGGGAGAAGTCACTTTTCATAAAGGACTTGCGGCAGGTATAGCCTTTGTGATTGGCAGTGTTTCCGGGGTGCTAGGCGCGGGCGGAGCATTTATATTAGTACCGGTGATGCTGTCTATTTTAAAAATTCCTGTCCGGATGACGATTGCGTCTTCACTAGCGATTACGTTTCTATCTGCGATTGGCGCATCGACTGGAAAGATATTGACGGGTCAAGTCATGCTTCTTCCTGCGGTTGTGCTGATGCTGGCAAGTTTAATAGCCGCTCCGATTGGTGCTAAGGTCGGTCAGAAAATCAATGCCGTCTACTTGCAATGGGCACTTGCTGTGATGATTACAGCGACAGCGGTCAAAATTTGGCTGGATTTATTATAAAGAAAGGACCAGCAAACGTGTTGGTCTTTTTTATTTGACGTCATCGTGCTCGATATATGTTTCAAGGGCTGGGTGAAACTCTTTTTGATAATGAAGGTTGGGGCATGTTTTTACGACTTTGCCTTGCAGGGCATTGGACTTAGAGACTTCTAATGCTGTTTTACATTTAGGGCAGCGTTCGGCAAACAGTGAGGGCCAGCGCTTCATATATCACCACTCCAGTTAAAGTCTTAAAAACCGACTATATTAATATGAATTATAGGGGATCGTGCTGGTGAGGTCAATGGGTGTTTGGGTCTTTTTAACAAAAAAGAAGCACCGTGAAGGATGCTCAGTATGATGTGAAATTGAAGTTTCCGGCTGATAAGTATCCAGAAACAGCACGACACATAAAAAATGCTATAAAGAAGGGAGCTTCAGATGTCTGCACGATTGATAGAGAAGGTGCCGATGAAAATAGAGAAGAATCACTGAAAAACATACCAACAAAAAGAGGATATGACCGAGACGAGTTCCCTATGGCAATGTGTGAAGAAGGCGGCGCAGGAGCCGATATAGAATACATATCTCCAGCAGATAATCGAGGTGCGGGATCTTGGGTATCTCATCAACTAAGTGAATACGAAGATGGAACGGCCGTATTGTTTGTTGTTGATTAGGGTTATGAAACTTTGAATCAAGCCAAAGCGTATGTAGAATATGACTTTGCAACAATAGGTAACACAAAGAAAAAGAAATGAGGTGAATCATTTGTTTGTAGAGGTAGTAATCAATCTGTATGAAATAGGACTACTCATTCTAGGGGTATCCGCTTTAATGTTAATTAAAGCAAATGAGGAACGAAAAAGAAGCAGGGAGAGCTAGCCTGCTTTTTTATTTTGAATATTTTCTATTGCTCATTTGCTTTTAAAAGTTCTATGATGATGTCGTTTTGTTTCTCAATGTTTTGTAATCTCTTTTCGATCGTGGAACTTGAAATACAGATCACAATGAGAATCTCAATGCCCACAAATAACAAATCCCTCCTAAAGCTCAATTGGGCAATCATTTAATGTCGACTAACATTTGCAACATAGTAACATTAATTGAAATTTATAACTACTTGCGTAATTCTTGTTTGTTTCGCGTGTGAATTTCTATTATCCTTAGTGTAAAAGCGCAGAGGGAGTGTGTGTACATGACCAATGAAAAAAATACAATTACAGCGTTCCATTGTTGGAGAAGGAACGGTGAATTGAAGGTTAAACCAAGGCCTTTCAAGTGGCATATTCCCAAAAGACTAAGAGGACAGATACAACAAGGTGACATTGTCTTGGTTGAATCTCAAGACAAAAAGAAACCTGTCCTAGTAATTGACGTTTCAAGGGAAGAGCTAGAGGAAACGGGGCGCTATTACAAGCGAGTCATCAAGATGCTGGATCGAGTAGATAAAAGGGATGAACAGCCTGCAACATCAGTGCGAGTATAATAGAAATAAACCCCATTCTCATTTTAAGAATGGGGTTTATTTCTTAAAAGGCTGGTAATAATTAAAGCAATAATTGAAAAATTCAATCTTCATTTAACAAATGGTCTAACATAGCTGTACGGTTTTCTAAAAAATATTTGGTAATTTGATAATGCTCAGTCATTTCATAGCGTATTTCCTCTATTTTCTTTCCATCAAAATTTAAAATGGTTGCTTCCGGATATCCTAACAAAATTGGAGAGTGGGTAGCTATTATAAATTGAGAGTTACTCTTTGTAGAAAGGTCATGAATAATCTTCAATAATCCTAACTGCCTTGCTGGAGAAAGTGGAGATTCTGGTTCATCAAGTAAATAAAGAGCACTTTTTCCGTTAAAACGATTATTAAACAAAGATAAAAAGGATTCTCCATGAGACTGCTTATGCAGTGGTGTACCTCCGTAAGGAGCATAAACATCTTCACCGCTTTCTTGATTTAAAGTATCTAAATATGCAGCGAAGTTATAGAAAGATTCAGCTCTTAAAAAGAAACCGTTTGTTAATTTAGGTTGCCAAGATAAACGCAAATAGGAACCTAGTGTAGTCTCATCTATATTATTAGTATACAAATTATTTCTGCCACCACCATTTATATTAAAACCACAACTATCTGCAATAGACTCTAGTAAAGTTGACTTTCCTGATCCGTTTTCACCAACAAAAAATGTTACATTGTTTGTGATTTTGATTTCATCTAAATTTTTTATTACCGGAACACAAAAAGGATATTCATTATAGGACGTCACTTTATCTTTAAGAAAAGTTATTTTTTGTAAAGTTATAATTATTCACCTCTTACTTTTCAAATTATGTAATCGTCAATGAAATCACAGTGATTAATGGATATATGTTTAATTTCTCATACATTTCGGTATCAAGACAAGAAAAAGCGTCCTTTATGTTCAAAGGGAGACTATTACGAGTAGTCTCTTTTTTAATGTAAAAATTCACTCAAATTTAACATGTCAATTGATCAGATATTAAAATATCCTTAAAATTCTAGTAATGTTTACATGATCCATATTAACCATTATTATGGTAAATGTGGACCACGCTAAAAAAGGAATTGGAGGTAATAATATGAAAAAACGAAACGTTATTGTCACATCCTTGTTGTCAGCATCTGTATTATTCACTGGGTTTGGATTGGAGGGAAATGCGCAAGCGAAAGAGGTATACCCTTCTATGAACAATGAAAGAGCCAAGCAAGAAATAGAAGAAATGAAAGCAGAGGGAATGACCTCTGAACAGATTAATGAGCTTTATGAGATGAGCAAAAAGGAGTATGACTCTGTATCTACGGAAGCAAAAGCAGAAGCTATATTCGAAGAGTCGCAGAAAGATATCGATCAATACATTAAAGATGGAGTGATCGATGAGTATCTACCTAAGTACAATGAAGAGAAAGATAAGATGAATGTTAATGCAAAGTCCAAGGCATTAGGAACTAAGGGAGATGTGTTGGTTAGTTATGACTTAAATTCAGGCAGTTCTGCAATTGGCTTGGGACATGCCGCAATTGTCTCTCAAGAAAAAAAACAGACAGTAGAATCTTGGCATAAGCTTTGGAGTCCAATTAAACAGCATGGAGTCAGAAAATACAATAATACATGGGCTGCTAGAAAGAAGGTTTATGGGCTTTGGGTGAAGAAGTCTAATAACACGAAATATATTAATGCGGCTAAATATGCCGAGAAACAAGCTAAAGAGAAGAAGCCATACAATTTGAACTTCTTTGACAAGAAAACTACAAAAAAGTTCTATTGCTCTCAATTAGCTTGGAGAGCTTGGAAAAATCAAGGTCATGATATTGACCATAATAAAAAAGATTCAGTCGTGTCGCCGATGGAATTAGTTAACTCTAACAACACGAAGGTCTTTCATCATAAAAAGTAAGTTAATAAGCAGTCGGGGATTCTCCCCGATTGCTTTGCTTGTTTAAAATTAAAAGGAGATGATTGAATGAAATACTTTAAGTTGCTTTTATCAGCTTGTGCCATAGCATTAATATGTACAGCATGTTCAAAGAAAGAAGAGGTTGTGGGAGACCCTTCTAAGGGAGAATTGAGCAATATGAAAGATAGTAAATTTGCTGTAATTCATTCAAAGATGATGGATAGGGGATGCGAGATAGTAAACTATAACGATACAGGGAGTAAGCTATCAAGCGTGTCATTAAAAGACTGCGTGGGATTCACTTCGTCTACTCAGAGTGATAATAATATGTACTTCTCATCTAATAGGTCTAATTATCATGTATCGATAGATAAGAATAATGGAAAGGTAAAACATCTACAAACAAAATCACTTTCAAAATCTACAGAAGACGAGGGAGCATTTTTTATTAACTATTCGAATGGCTATGTTTTACATGATGTAAACGTTGGCTATGTAGAAGATGGATTAGCAGGAGAGTTAGTTTATTGGGAAGAAGACAGTGAAAGTAAAGAGCAACTCAAATTCAACGGAGAATTGAGGACAGCTATATTTGACAATAAAAAAATATATGCCATTTTGAACAATGATGAAAATATCATATTATCCTCTATAGACCCAAAAAGTCATAAGGATAAAAGAAAGACACTAGACGTTGACTCTGTTTTCTATCCTGAAAACAATGAATCATTAAATAATTTAAACGATAAAGAATTAATGATTGCTCTGAATGACGATGTTGATAGTAAGAAAAACTCTATTCTAATCATACTTGACAAAAAAACTCTCGATACGAAAAGAGAAATTGTAATGGATAAGGGATTCACTATCTACAAGACTCATGTAGATAAAGATAAAATCACGATAATATCCCATGAAGGAGAAGTTAAAATGTTTAACAGAGACTTCAAAGAGATATCGTCTGAAAAAATTCCACTTAATTTTAAATCAGATGACGAACGTTTAGAAGAGGTCAAGATTTTAGACGGCAAGATTTATGCATTGGTAAGAATGTTTGATAGAGATAAGGATGGAGTTATTGGCAGAATTATTGAATATAATATTGAAAGCAAAGACTCTAAAGAGATATCCCTAAAATCTGATAGGGATTGGGAAATGACAAGCTTGGAAGTTGTAAAATAACTGACGAGGAGTGTGGAGTAAATTAACTTACATTATCTTGAACCCATGAGGCTTGTGTTATTCACATTGCCATTATTGTATTTAGCTTGGGGGATTATTGGCTATGTAATCTTTAAGAAGGTTTATGTGGTTTTAACTATCACATTTATAACTTCAACCATTTTTATATTTGCCTATACTGGGTTTGACATGTCAAATATGTATTGGGTAGGGGTGGTGACTTTTTTATGCATGTGCACCTCTGTAATTACAAAAATTATTCGAGACATGTATATTCGCTATAAAAAAGCATAATCAACAAGCTTATGTCCACAAACATAAGCTTTATTTTTGTTTCATACCACTAAAATAACTCAAAATGCTTGTAATAATTAAAGTGATAACTGATGAAACTAACAAAGAAACGCTGATCGCTCCTAACCCTAAACCTTCCCATCCTCCCACAAAAAAGCTTATGAGCAATAAGATGATACTTACCAGCATTAAAACTGATGGAAATCCATACTGGAAAGATGACTTCTTTTTTTAAAAGATTAAAGAAACACCTAGTATAATAACTGTAAGGATGGTTGCAGTAGCCAGAAAGACATTTGTCTTGCCCCCTTGAAAGAAGAACCCTAATGAATAATTATATGTTTTTCAATATCGTACCACTGATTTAAGTTGTTTACAAAAGCAGTTAGTT
Encoded proteins:
- a CDS encoding metal-sensitive transcriptional regulator, with amino-acid sequence MEYNQQMKNRLRRIEGQIKGVLAMMEQGKDCREVVTQLSASRNAIDRAMGVIVSTNLEQCVRESLEQGKDTEGLVKEAVELLVKSR
- a CDS encoding DsrE/DsrF/DrsH-like family protein, encoding MEEQKKRTTIVLFSGDYDKAMAAYIIANGAAAYDHEVTIFHTFWGLNALRKDEMVPMKKGFLEKMFGKMMPRGADRMGLSKMNFAGMGPKMIKHVIKKHNAMTLPQLIEMAKEQDINLVACTMTMDLLGLQEKELLDDIQYAGVAAYLAEAEIGRVNLFI
- a CDS encoding rhodanese-like domain-containing protein produces the protein MVQTILLIIVIGLLVSRFLPVRGVKQMDAAHMKKKLKSKGQQLIDVRSPSEFQTNHIKGFQNIPLSHLKKRASQLEKNEEVYVICQSGMRSMQAAKILKKQGFTQITNIKGGMNTWH
- a CDS encoding sulfurtransferase TusA family protein codes for the protein MQQPTVILDAKGLACPMPIVKTKKQMNELLPGDVLEVQATDKGSAADLAAWSKSAGHEFLGTTVEGQVLHHLIRKGGEQEKEGKSMISEMSLETFQQKVKEDPSLFILDVRELDEYEAGHIPGAVHIPLGEVEQRAEELSRETDIYLICHSGRRSELAAQKLKEKGFHQLMNIVPGMNSWTGAIEKRS
- a CDS encoding MBL fold metallo-hydrolase — encoded protein: MTVTAMNAEQLTKKIVSKEPLFLLDVRNQTDVQDWKIEGEAIVHMNVPYFDLLEGVEGILHDIPHDREVLVVCAKEGSSIMVAEMLSEAGRTVHYLEGGMKAWSEHLEPVKIGDLSGGGGLYQFVRMGKGCLSYMIMSNGEAAIVDAARMTDVYIRFAKKHHVSITQVLDTHLHADHISGGKKLAEQTGANYWLPPKDAEEVIFEYHRLEEGQRITIGAATIDIHPLYSPGHTIGSTSFIVDHQYLLSGDILFVDSIGRPDLAGMAEDWVGDLRETLYDRYRALSKEFIVLPAHFMIMDEVNEDGSVWKELGVLFEENHGLNIEDDDVFRQMVTKNLPALPNAYQDIRQTNMGKLSPDDEAQREMEIGPNRCAIR
- a CDS encoding sulfurtransferase TusA family protein codes for the protein MTSDQILDVTGLACPMPIIRTKKKMNDLTEGQVLEIHATDKGAKADLAAWAKSSGHELITQTDEGDVLKFWVRKGS
- a CDS encoding sulfite exporter TauE/SafE family protein, with protein sequence MDFAFLITLFIIGCIGSFLSGMVGIGGSVINYPMLLYIPPLVGVMALSAHEVSGIGAIQVLFSTLGGVLAYRKSGFLHRTLIIYMGISILAGSLLGSYVSHFMPENGMNLVYGLLAIVAVILMLIPKKGQRADAEGEVTFHKGLAAGIAFVIGSVSGVLGAGGAFILVPVMLSILKIPVRMTIASSLAITFLSAIGASTGKILTGQVMLLPAVVLMLASLIAAPIGAKVGQKINAVYLQWALAVMITATAVKIWLDLL
- a CDS encoding DUF5839 family protein; translated protein: MTNEKNTITAFHCWRRNGELKVKPRPFKWHIPKRLRGQIQQGDIVLVESQDKKKPVLVIDVSREELEETGRYYKRVIKMLDRVDKRDEQPATSVRV
- a CDS encoding AAA family ATPase, with the protein product MTLQKITFLKDKVTSYNEYPFCVPVIKNLDEIKITNNVTFFVGENGSGKSTLLESIADSCGFNINGGGRNNLYTNNIDETTLGSYLRLSWQPKLTNGFFLRAESFYNFAAYLDTLNQESGEDVYAPYGGTPLHKQSHGESFLSLFNNRFNGKSALYLLDEPESPLSPARQLGLLKIIHDLSTKSNSQFIIATHSPILLGYPEATILNFDGKKIEEIRYEMTEHYQITKYFLENRTAMLDHLLNED
- a CDS encoding DUF2651 family protein, with amino-acid sequence MRLVLFTLPLLYLAWGIIGYVIFKKVYVVLTITFITSTIFIFAYTGFDMSNMYWVGVVTFLCMCTSVITKIIRDMYIRYKKA
- a CDS encoding YesK family protein → MLVSIILLLISFFVGGWEGLGLGAISVSLLVSSVITLIITSILSYFSGMKQK